The Streptomyces sp. NBC_00162 sequence CGCCTCCCGCGCCGGACACCGCGCCCCACACGCCAAGTGCCCTCCCCCGCCCGGGTCCTGGCGGGAACAGGTCCATCACCAGGGCCAGCGCCGCCGGCGCGATCGCCGCCGCGCCCAGGCCCTGCACCGCACGGGCCGCGATCAGCACCGGGGGCGAGGCTGCCAGCCCCGCAGCCAGCGAGGCGGCCCCGAACACCGCGAGACCCGCGAGCAGTACCCGGCGCCGGCCGAGCAGGTCGGCCGCCCTTCCGCCGGCCAGCAGCAGTGCGCCGAAGGCCAGCCCATAGGCGTTCACCACCCACGTCATGCCGCCGTCCGACAGCCCGACGCCGTCGCGGATCTGCGGCAGGCCCACGTTCACGATCGAGGTGGCGAGCATGACCGTGAACTGCGCCCCCGCCAGAGCGGCGAGCGCCGCTCCGGGACTGCGGGTGGTGGCGGTGATCCTCACGACCGATCCTCCTTGAGTGGTTAACCACTCACACTTGACGCCTAAGGAAAGGCGGGGCCGCATGCCCCGCCGACAATTCCAGCCGTCCGGCCGCGAGCCGGACGTCAGTAGTGCGTGATGCCCGCGGACAGTGTTCGGATCCAGGGGGCGTCCACCTCGTCGGCCCCCATGGAGACGATGAGGTGGCACAGCATGCCGAGCGCGAAGAACTGCTGGACCTGCTCCTCCGTGCCGCCCGAAGCTCCGCGTACGTACTCCACCACCCGGGCGTAACCCTGCCGGACCGCCTCACGCACGGCCGGCTCGGAGACGGCCGCGGCCTGGGCGTGCAGCTGAATCAGCATCAGGTCCTTGTCGCTGATCAGCAGCGCGTAGGAGTCCCCCATGGCCTCCAGGACCACCTCGGCGGAGCTGCCCT is a genomic window containing:
- a CDS encoding TetR/AcrR family transcriptional regulator; translated protein: MKSERPRKLSTAEERRETVLRTAIGAFAARGYWGTTTSEVAKAAGISQAYVYRLFPSKELLFTAVVEHCFVLVRASLERAAAEAKGSSAEVVLEAMGDSYALLISDKDLMLIQLHAQAAAVSEPAVREAVRQGYARVVEYVRGASGGTEEQVQQFFALGMLCHLIVSMGADEVDAPWIRTLSAGITHY